The Stomoxys calcitrans chromosome 3, idStoCalc2.1, whole genome shotgun sequence genome includes a region encoding these proteins:
- the LOC131995579 gene encoding histone H3 translates to MARTKQTARKSTGGKAPRKQLATKAARKSAPATGGVKKPHRFRPGTVALREIRRYQKSTELLIRKLPFQRLVREIAQDFKTDLRFQSSAVMALQEASEAYLVGLFEDTNLCAIHAKRVTIMPKDIQLARRIRGERA, encoded by the coding sequence atggctcgtactaagcaaactgcccgtaaatctactggtggcaaagcccctcgtaagcaattggctaccaaagctgctcgtaagagcgcaccagccaccggtggtgttaagaagccacatcgtttccgccctggtaccgttgctttgcgtgaaatccgtcgctaccagaagagtactgagttgttgatccgcaaattgcctttccaacgtttggttcgtgaaattgcccaagatttcaagactgacttgcgtttccagagctctgctgtcatggccttgcaagaagctagcgaagcctacttggtcggtctcttcgaagataccaacttgtgtgccatccatgccaagcgtgtcaccatcatgcccaaggatatccaattggccagacgtattcgtggagaacgtgcttaa
- the LOC131995597 gene encoding histone H2A, translated as MSGRGKGGKVKGKAKSRSNRAGLQFPVGRIHRLLRKGNYAERVGAGAPVYLAAVMEYLAAEVLELAGNAARDNKKTRIIPRHLQLAIRNDEELNKLLSGVTIAQGGVLPNIQAVLLPKKTEKKA; from the coding sequence atgtctggtcgtggtaaaggtggcaaagttaagggaaaggcaaagtcccgttccaaccgtgctggtcttcaattccccgtcggtcgtatccatcgtttgttgcgcaaaggcaactatgctgaacgtgttggtgccggagctccagtttacttggctgctgtcatggagtatttggccgctgaagttcttgaattggctggcaacgctgctcgtgacaacaagaagacaagaattatcccccgtcacttgcaattggctatccgtaatgacgaagaattgaacaaattgctgtccggtgtcaccattgctcaaggtggtgtattgccaaacattcaagctgttctcttgcccaagaagaccgaaaagaaggcttaa
- the LOC131995613 gene encoding histone H4, translating to MTGRGKGGKGLGKGGAKRHRKVLRDNIQGITKPAIRRLARRGGVKRISGLIYEETRGVLKVFLENVIRDAVTYTEHAKRKTVTAMDVVYALKRQGRTLYGFGG from the coding sequence atgactggtcgtggtaaaggtggcaaaggcttgggaaaaggtggcgctaaacgtcatcgtaaagtgttgcgtgataacatccaaggtatcaccaagcctgcaatcagacgtttggctcgtcgtggcggtgtaaagcgtatctctggattgatttacgaagaaacccgtggtgtcctgaaggtgtttttggaaaacgttattcgtgatgctgtcacctacactgaacacgctaagcgtaaaaccgtcaccgctatggatgtcgtctacgctttgaagagacaaggccgcactttgtacggtttcggcggttaa